ttagTCTAATCTCACtttgcatttttcttttctctttcatttccTCAATTTCTTTCACACCAtccaaatcataaaaaaaaaatgtatctttCGATATTTAGCTTAAATGAGGAATCTATTCTGAACTGATTCTAAATccatgtaaataaaaatagtatcacttatttagattattttttcataaatatttttgaaaaaagaaaaacgtaCATGATTCTAAATTAGCttacatataaattagttaacttttcaaaaacctttttcagatttttctcttattttctgcgtctgtgacaaaaaaaaaatccatattaTGCATCCAATTGTATGTtacctttctttctttcacctTTCTTGTAATAACTTGTCTATTATGGTTAAAAGCCAAGGGACTAAAAAACCAGATAGCTTTGATTCTTCTACGGAAAACTTTATGAGAAATTGGTTTATGTCACAGTGTCTTTTCTAAGTTTCTTCTTAATTCACttcatatttattatacttttcttTGCTATGTTTAATTCATGGATTTTAAGCTCATGCAAAGCATTCCATGAGAGTTTTTTAGGGCTGACGATGATTACAATTTTCCAATGTACTTTTTCTTTCTACAGGGTATAGATTCTGATATCGATGATAACATTATGCAGAAGGAAGAAGTGAAAGAACATATTAAACTAactcatttattaatatataaatgaaacaaATCAGCAGAAGCGATTTtccataatttttacaaattcaaTGAAATCTATTCTTCCATCTTGATTTGTATCAAAGACTCTGATCATCTTGTGGCAGTTCTCAAGTTCTTCTGCTTCTTTCAATCCCAAAATGCACAGAACTCTCTGCAACTCTTTGGCATCGATAAACCCATCTTTGTTCTCATCAAAAACATCAAAAGCATGTTTCACCTCTTCCAAACTTGGCTCCTGCTCCTCAAACAGTTCAGAAAGCTCCTTGGAACCATACTTCTCTTGAAGTTCCTCACTTTCCGAGCTGCAAAACAATCCCAGTTTTGCCATCACCGTTTTGACctcatccctctcaagataattCTCACCATCTATGCTTCTCTCTGACTCATTCTCTCGGTGGCTAAACTCAGGCTTTGATACCTGCTCCTCTTCCCTCACCTTTGAGTAACGAGAGTGAAGTTGGCACAGAAGgaaaaaccaaaaactaaagaaaaaactCTGGATTTTGTAGAAACATGTATAGCACAAGGAAAGTTCTACCAAACCAAACGAGGGAGAAGTTGAGTTGCCATCATTCTGAGATGCCCCCCCTTCTGAAATAACAAAGTCAATTCTTCCTAGAGTCATGGCTGCAGATATGTGCAAGAATAGATGAAGAAGTAGCAGAATTGTGTGATCCCTTGTGCCTGAAATTGTTATTGTTAAGTTGTTAGAACTTGGTTAGCCTACAAAGACAAGAAATGTTGCTGTGGATGTTGTTTAAGGTTGTATTGATGGTCTTTATAAATATTGGAACTTTGAAGCAGCCTGAATAGTCAGCCCTGAAAGCTGAAGGAAGGTGCTTCACAAGTTCATCAGGAATTTGAAAGAAAGTGCTACCATGTCACTATGGTTATTTCTTGACAGCATCATGGGAAATTTCCTGTTATGTGTGTGGATTTTTTCTTAGGTTGATGTGGTCTTAGAAAGAAAGGTATATGTCAGGCTGGCCTGCTTTGTCTATGTCTTCTTCTCATTTcattatgtataaaataattttctgcTAGACTTTCTGGCAGGTTTTTTGGTCAAAGctaaaaaatatgcaaaaagaCAAGTTTCAGTAGTTTCCAAGAACTGAGTGAACACTAATTGCCTACCATCATGCTATGCATCACATTTCCACTTCTCAGATATTAATAATTGGatgttaaaaacatatatattacattaa
This region of Vigna unguiculata cultivar IT97K-499-35 chromosome 5, ASM411807v1, whole genome shotgun sequence genomic DNA includes:
- the LOC114183364 gene encoding probable calcium-binding protein CML45, giving the protein MTLGRIDFVISEGGASQNDGNSTSPSFGLVELSLCYTCFYKIQSFFFSFWFFLLCQLHSRYSKVREEEQVSKPEFSHRENESERSIDGENYLERDEVKTVMAKLGLFCSSESEELQEKYGSKELSELFEEQEPSLEEVKHAFDVFDENKDGFIDAKELQRVLCILGLKEAEELENCHKMIRVFDTNQDGRIDFIEFVKIMENRFC